Part of the Pseudobdellovibrionaceae bacterium genome is shown below.
GGGCTCAGTGGTTTCTTTCACTTTTTCGCTCTTCTTGTCCGGCACTTGTTTTTTTGACAAAGGGTCATGCACTCCATCTGCTTTAGACACATTCTCTTTTTGTTTTTTAATTTCTGATTTTTTCTCTGCACGTTTTACTTGATTGGCCGCCTCCGGCGAGACGATCTGCGCCTTTTCAGAATCAGTGGCAGGTAATTCTTTCACCTTTACCAGATTTTCAAACTCTTTGTTCTGATGAAAGGTCTCTTGTTTTTCTTCTTCAAGAATTTTTGACGCACAAGAAATCAACAAAAATAAAGCTGCAGCCGCAGTTACAGATTTTTTTATTTTGTTAAACTTCGTTGTCACGCTCTAGCTCTCGATGATCAATAAATGGTTTCCACCGGCGGTGCACCCACATCCATTGCCCAGGGTACTGACGCACAATCTCCTCAATCTTATCAGTGTAAACCTGAGTCATAAAGGCCACAGTTTCATCTTTATCTTCTTTCGAAACATATTCTATTTCAGGACCAAATTGGACTGTGGTCGTGCCGTCAATTTCTCGAAGAGTGTAAACGGGAACCACTGGACACATCGCTCTCCCTGCTAAAACTGCTAGACCCATAGCTGTACCAGTTTCATGCCCGAAAAATTGAGTTCTCACTCCAATGGGTGGACCCATAAATTGGTCCAAAACAAAGGCCACAATGCCACCCTTTTTTAGCTCTTTTAATACCGCATAAGAGCTGTTCCTTGGTGGAATAAATCGAGTGCCCAGCCGCTGCCTCAGCCCAAACCAAAGATCATTCAACCATTTCGCTTTAAACTCTTTCGATATAATAGACATGGGGACGTCATGGAGTGCCAATCCCACTGTACCAAGGTCG
Proteins encoded:
- a CDS encoding lysophospholipid acyltransferase family protein, with protein sequence MKKLAQKLFKIVAVGACWVVTLLPWSWQRLIGDGIGILWFDVFRIRRNVILGNLKLAFPQWTESQRMKVGRESCFNLGRSAVEFCRFPFYSKQKHRDEFQIKGREYLDIAVQRGRGVCLLTLHLGNGDLGTVGLALHDVPMSIISKEFKAKWLNDLWFGLRQRLGTRFIPPRNSSYAVLKELKKGGIVAFVLDQFMGPPIGVRTQFFGHETGTAMGLAVLAGRAMCPVVPVYTLREIDGTTTVQFGPEIEYVSKEDKDETVAFMTQVYTDKIEEIVRQYPGQWMWVHRRWKPFIDHRELERDNEV